A single window of Streptomyces griseoviridis DNA harbors:
- a CDS encoding ubiquitin-like protein Pup: MATKDTGGGQQKATRSTEEVEEQAQDAQATDDLKERQEKLSDDVDSVLDEIDDVLEENAEDFVRSFVQKGGE, from the coding sequence ATGGCAACCAAGGACACCGGCGGCGGCCAGCAGAAGGCGACGCGCTCCACCGAGGAGGTCGAGGAGCAGGCGCAGGACGCGCAGGCGACGGACGACCTCAAGGAGCGCCAGGAGAAGCTGAGCGACGACGTGGACTCGGTGCTGGACGAGATCGACGACGTGCTCGAAGAGAACGCAGAAGATTTCGTGAGGTCCTTCGTTCAGAAGGGTGGAGAGTGA
- the dop gene encoding depupylase/deamidase Dop: MTVRRVMGIETEYGISVPGHPNANAMLTSSQIVNAYAAAMHRARRARWDFEEENPLRDARGFDLAREAADSSQLTDEDIGLANVILTNGARLYVDHAHPEYSSPEVTNPRDAVLWDKAGERIMAEAAERAGQLPGAQPIHLYKNNTDNKGASYGTHENYLMKRETPFSDIVRHLTPFFVSRQVVTGAGRVGIGQDGHEHGFQLSQRADYFEVEVGLETTLKRPIINTRDEPHADAEKYRRLHVIIGDANLSEISTYLKLGTTALVLSMIEDGFIAVDLAVDQPVRTLHQVSHDPGLKRLVTLRSGRTLTAVQLQMEYYELSRKYVEERYGADADEQTKDVLARWEDTLNRLENDPMSLAGELDWVAKRELMEGYRRRDGVDWDAPRLHLVDLQYADVREEKGLYNRLAARGRMKRLLDENEVERARTKPPEDTRAYFRGRCLEQYADDVAAASWDSVIFDLPGRDSLQRVPTLEPLRGTRNHVKELLDRCRTAEDLVKVLSGS; this comes from the coding sequence ATGACCGTACGGCGAGTAATGGGCATCGAGACGGAGTACGGCATCTCCGTCCCCGGCCACCCCAACGCCAATGCCATGCTCACCTCGTCCCAGATCGTCAACGCCTACGCGGCGGCGATGCACCGGGCCCGACGGGCCCGCTGGGACTTCGAGGAGGAGAACCCGCTGCGGGACGCACGGGGCTTCGACCTCGCCCGCGAGGCCGCCGACTCCAGCCAGCTCACCGACGAGGACATCGGCCTCGCCAACGTGATCCTCACCAACGGCGCACGGCTCTACGTCGACCACGCACACCCCGAGTACAGCTCGCCCGAGGTCACCAACCCCCGCGACGCCGTCCTCTGGGACAAGGCCGGCGAACGCATCATGGCGGAGGCCGCCGAACGGGCCGGCCAGCTGCCCGGCGCGCAGCCCATCCACCTCTACAAGAACAACACCGACAACAAGGGCGCCTCCTACGGCACGCACGAGAACTACCTGATGAAGCGGGAGACCCCCTTCTCGGACATCGTGCGCCACCTGACGCCCTTCTTCGTCTCCCGCCAGGTCGTCACCGGCGCGGGACGTGTCGGCATCGGCCAGGACGGCCACGAGCACGGCTTCCAGCTCAGCCAGCGCGCCGACTACTTCGAGGTCGAGGTCGGCCTGGAGACCACCCTCAAACGGCCCATCATCAACACCCGCGACGAGCCGCACGCGGACGCCGAGAAGTACCGCCGCCTGCACGTGATCATCGGCGACGCGAACCTCTCCGAGATCTCCACCTACCTCAAGCTCGGCACCACGGCCCTGGTCCTCTCCATGATCGAGGACGGCTTCATCGCCGTCGACCTCGCCGTCGACCAGCCGGTCCGCACCCTCCACCAGGTCTCCCACGACCCGGGCCTCAAGCGGCTCGTCACGCTCCGCAGCGGCCGGACACTCACCGCGGTCCAGCTCCAGATGGAGTACTACGAGCTGTCCAGGAAGTACGTGGAGGAGCGGTACGGCGCGGACGCCGACGAACAGACCAAGGACGTCCTCGCCCGCTGGGAGGACACCCTCAACCGGCTCGAGAACGATCCGATGAGCCTCGCGGGCGAGCTGGACTGGGTCGCCAAGCGCGAACTCATGGAGGGCTACCGGCGCCGCGACGGCGTCGACTGGGACGCCCCCAGGCTGCACCTCGTCGACCTTCAGTACGCCGATGTGCGGGAGGAGAAGGGCCTCTACAACCGGCTCGCGGCCCGGGGGCGGATGAAGCGGCTGCTGGACGAGAACGAGGTCGAGCGGGCCCGTACGAAGCCGCCTGAGGACACCAGGGCGTACTTCCGCGGCCGCTGTCTCGAGCAGTACGCCGACGACGTCGCCGCGGCGTCCTGGGACTCAGTGATCTTCGACCTGCCGGGCCGGGACTCGCTCCAGCGGGTCCCAACCCTGGAACCGCTTCGCGGAACGCGTAATCACGTCAAGGAGCTCCTGGACCGGTGCCGCACCGCGGAAGACCTGGTCAAGGTGTTGTCGGGCAGCTGA
- the arc gene encoding proteasome ATPase: MAAHDDDMNRGIRPGRGSDDPAGQIAYLEQEIAVLRRKLADSPRHTRILEERIVELQTNLAGVSAQNERLANTLREARDQIVALKEEVDRLAQPPAGFGVFLQANEDGTADIFTGGRKLRVNVSPSVEIDGLRRGQEVMLNEALNVVEAMKYERVGDIVTLKEILEDGERALVLGHTDEERVVRLAEPLLDVTIRPGDALLLEPRSGYVYEIVPKSEVEELVLEEVPDIGYEQIGGLGGQIEAIRDAVELPYLYPDLFKEHELRPPKGVLLYGPPGCGKTLIAKAVANSLAKKVAEVTGQAAGKSFFLNIKGPELLNKYVGETERQIRLVFQRAREKASEGTPVIVFFDEMESLFRTRGSGVSSDVENTIVPQLLAEIDGVEGLQNVVVIGASNREDMIDPAILRPGRLDVKIKIERPDAEAAKDIFGKYLTERLPLHSDDLGEHAGSRETTVQSMIQTAVEHMYAESEENRFLEVTYANGDKEVLYFKDFNSGAMIENIVGRAKKMAIKDFLEHQQKGLRVSHLLQACVDEFKENEDLPNTTNPDDWARISGKKGERIVYIRTLITGKQGADTGRSIDTVANTGQYL; encoded by the coding sequence GTGGCAGCCCACGACGACGACATGAACCGCGGCATCCGCCCGGGACGAGGGTCCGACGACCCTGCCGGGCAGATTGCCTACCTTGAGCAGGAGATCGCCGTCCTGCGGCGCAAGCTCGCCGACTCTCCGCGGCACACGAGGATTCTCGAAGAGCGGATCGTCGAACTCCAGACCAACCTGGCCGGCGTCTCAGCCCAGAACGAGCGACTCGCCAACACACTCCGCGAGGCCCGCGACCAGATCGTCGCCCTCAAGGAGGAGGTCGACCGGCTGGCCCAGCCCCCGGCCGGCTTCGGAGTCTTCCTGCAGGCCAACGAGGACGGCACCGCCGACATCTTCACCGGCGGCCGCAAACTCCGGGTGAACGTCAGCCCCAGCGTCGAGATCGACGGCCTCCGACGCGGCCAGGAAGTCATGCTCAACGAAGCGCTCAACGTGGTCGAAGCCATGAAGTACGAGCGCGTCGGCGACATCGTCACCCTCAAGGAGATCCTCGAGGACGGCGAACGCGCCCTGGTGCTCGGGCACACCGACGAGGAACGGGTGGTACGGCTCGCCGAGCCGCTGCTGGACGTCACCATCCGACCCGGCGACGCCCTGCTCCTCGAACCGCGCTCCGGCTACGTCTACGAGATCGTCCCCAAGAGCGAGGTCGAAGAACTCGTCCTCGAAGAAGTCCCCGACATCGGCTACGAGCAGATCGGCGGCCTCGGCGGCCAGATCGAGGCCATCCGCGACGCGGTCGAACTGCCCTACCTCTACCCGGACCTCTTCAAAGAGCACGAACTGCGCCCACCCAAGGGCGTCCTGCTCTACGGACCCCCCGGATGCGGCAAGACACTCATCGCCAAAGCCGTCGCCAACTCACTGGCCAAAAAGGTCGCCGAGGTCACCGGCCAAGCCGCGGGCAAGAGCTTCTTCCTCAACATCAAGGGACCCGAGCTCCTCAACAAATACGTCGGCGAGACCGAACGGCAGATCCGCCTCGTCTTCCAGCGAGCCCGCGAAAAGGCCAGCGAGGGCACCCCCGTCATCGTCTTCTTCGACGAGATGGAATCCCTCTTCCGCACCCGCGGATCAGGCGTCAGCTCGGACGTGGAGAACACCATCGTCCCCCAGCTGCTCGCCGAGATCGACGGCGTGGAAGGCCTCCAGAACGTGGTCGTCATCGGCGCCTCCAACCGCGAGGACATGATCGACCCGGCCATCCTGCGCCCCGGCCGCCTGGACGTGAAGATCAAGATCGAACGTCCCGACGCCGAGGCCGCCAAGGACATCTTCGGCAAATACCTCACCGAACGCCTCCCGCTCCACTCCGACGACCTCGGAGAGCACGCGGGCAGCCGCGAGACGACCGTCCAGAGCATGATCCAGACGGCCGTCGAGCACATGTACGCCGAATCCGAGGAGAACCGCTTCCTGGAAGTCACCTACGCCAACGGCGACAAGGAAGTCCTCTACTTCAAGGACTTCAACTCCGGAGCCATGATCGAGAACATCGTGGGCCGGGCCAAGAAAATGGCGATCAAGGACTTCCTCGAACACCAGCAGAAGGGCCTCAGGGTCTCCCACCTCCTCCAGGCGTGCGTGGACGAGTTCAAGGAGAACGAGGACCTGCCCAACACCACCAACCCGGACGACTGGGCCCGCATCTCCGGAAAGAAGGGCGAGCGGATCGTGTACATCCGCACCCTCATCACCGGAAAGCAGGGCGCGGACACCGGACGCTCCATCGACACGGTGGCGAACACCGGGCAGTACCTGTAA
- a CDS encoding ferredoxin, producing MSVQQEAGVDGEALEVWIDQDLCTGDGICAQYAPEVFELDIDGLAYVKSPGDELLQDKGATTPVPLTLLTDVVDSAKECPGECIHVRRVSDSVEVFGPDAE from the coding sequence ATGAGCGTGCAGCAGGAGGCCGGGGTCGACGGTGAGGCGCTGGAGGTCTGGATCGACCAGGATCTCTGTACCGGCGACGGGATCTGCGCGCAGTACGCGCCGGAGGTCTTCGAGCTGGACATCGATGGTCTGGCGTACGTGAAGAGTCCTGGGGACGAGTTGTTGCAGGACAAGGGCGCGACGACGCCGGTTCCGCTGACGCTTCTCACCGATGTGGTCGACTCCGCGAAGGAGTGTCCGGGCGAGTGCATTCATGTGCGTCGAGTTTCGGACAGTGTCGAGGTCTTCGGTCCGGACGCGGAGTAA
- a CDS encoding tRNA (adenine-N1)-methyltransferase translates to MSEPTGAARRRGPFKVGDQVQLTDPKGRHYTFTLEAGKNFHTHKGSFPHDELIGAPEGSVVRTTGNVAYLALRPLLPDYVLSMPRGAAVVYPKDAGQILAFADIFPGARVVEAGVGSGSLSSFLLRAIGDQGMLHSYERREDFAEIAQQNVERYFGGPHPAWQLTVGDLQDNLSDTEVDRVILDMLAPWECLEAVSKALVPGGILCCYVATTTQLARTVESIREIGSFNEPTAWESMIRNWHVEGLAVRPDHRMIGHTGFLLTARRLADGVEPPMRRRRPAKGAYGDDYEGPNADGGAGRR, encoded by the coding sequence ATGTCCGAACCGACCGGTGCCGCCCGCAGGCGCGGGCCCTTCAAGGTCGGGGACCAGGTTCAGCTGACCGACCCCAAGGGCCGCCACTACACGTTCACGCTCGAAGCCGGAAAGAACTTCCACACCCACAAAGGTTCCTTCCCGCACGACGAGCTGATCGGCGCACCCGAGGGCAGCGTTGTCCGCACCACAGGTAACGTCGCCTATCTCGCGCTGCGCCCCCTGCTCCCCGACTACGTCCTCTCCATGCCCCGCGGGGCAGCCGTCGTCTACCCGAAGGACGCGGGCCAGATCCTCGCCTTCGCCGACATCTTCCCCGGCGCCCGCGTCGTCGAGGCAGGCGTCGGCTCCGGCTCCCTCAGCAGCTTCCTGCTGCGCGCCATCGGCGACCAGGGCATGCTGCACAGCTACGAACGCCGCGAGGACTTCGCGGAGATCGCCCAGCAGAACGTCGAGCGCTACTTCGGCGGCCCCCACCCCGCCTGGCAGCTCACCGTCGGCGACCTCCAGGACAACCTGTCCGACACCGAGGTCGACCGCGTCATCCTCGACATGCTCGCCCCCTGGGAGTGCCTGGAGGCCGTCTCCAAGGCACTCGTCCCCGGCGGCATCCTCTGCTGCTACGTCGCCACCACCACCCAGCTCGCCAGGACCGTCGAATCCATCCGCGAGATCGGCTCCTTCAACGAACCGACCGCCTGGGAATCGATGATCCGCAACTGGCACGTCGAGGGCCTCGCCGTCCGCCCGGACCACCGCATGATCGGCCACACCGGCTTCCTCCTCACCGCCCGCCGCCTCGCCGACGGCGTCGAGCCCCCCATGCGCCGCCGCCGCCCCGCCAAGGGCGCCTACGGCGACGACTACGAAGGACCGAACGCCGACGGAGGCGCCGGCCGCCGCTGA
- a CDS encoding site-2 protease family protein: MGNGPHPPTPHTDPEPRVQPTTTPTPEPPAPTDRADDTPAPEGTTPPPTPSPSTPTGTGTPGFSGTGTPGPLGTDAGSSGTGTPGPTPPEGSDPARPAAPRPHHTPEPTHEEHRTLAHSGNGGGSGTGGDGSGGGGGKRPPRKPPEPRGGLLMGRPFGVPVYVAPSWFLVAALITWVFGGQLERVLPELGAARYLVSLFFAVAFYGSVLIHELAHTVAALRFKLPVRRIQLQFFGGVSEIEKEAETPGREFVLAFVGPLLSLVLSGVFYLGLLAVRPGTVPGVLLAGLMISNLIVAAFNLLPGLPLDGGRMLRAVVWKITGKPMSGTIAAAWVGRALAVTVLIGLPLLTQSGALGSTAVDNVGMDTVFDALLAAILAAIIWTGAGNSLRMARLREHLPELRARNLTRRAVPVETDTPLSEALRRANAAGARALVVVDPDGTPLSLVREAAIVGVPEHRRPWVAVSGLAQDLTDGMRVSAELAGEDLLDALRATPATEYLVVEETGAIYGVLSAADVERAFVKAMARPS, translated from the coding sequence ATGGGCAACGGCCCGCACCCACCCACCCCCCACACCGACCCCGAGCCGCGCGTCCAGCCGACGACCACCCCCACCCCCGAGCCCCCGGCACCCACCGACCGCGCCGACGACACCCCGGCCCCCGAGGGCACGACCCCACCGCCCACCCCGAGCCCCTCCACGCCCACGGGCACGGGCACCCCGGGCTTCAGCGGCACGGGCACCCCCGGGCCCCTCGGCACGGATGCCGGCTCCAGCGGCACGGGCACCCCCGGCCCCACCCCGCCCGAGGGCAGCGACCCCGCCCGGCCCGCCGCCCCCCGGCCGCACCACACCCCCGAGCCCACCCACGAGGAACACCGCACCCTCGCCCACTCAGGCAACGGCGGAGGCAGCGGCACCGGCGGTGACGGAAGCGGCGGCGGTGGCGGCAAGCGCCCGCCGCGCAAACCCCCCGAGCCCCGAGGCGGGCTCCTCATGGGACGACCCTTCGGCGTACCCGTCTACGTAGCCCCCAGCTGGTTCCTCGTCGCCGCCCTCATCACCTGGGTCTTCGGCGGCCAGCTCGAACGCGTCCTGCCCGAACTCGGCGCCGCCCGCTACCTGGTCTCCCTCTTCTTCGCGGTCGCCTTCTACGGATCCGTCCTCATCCACGAACTCGCCCACACCGTCGCCGCCCTCCGCTTCAAACTCCCGGTCCGCCGCATCCAGCTCCAGTTCTTCGGCGGCGTCTCCGAGATCGAGAAAGAAGCCGAGACCCCCGGCCGCGAATTCGTCCTCGCCTTCGTCGGACCCCTCCTCTCACTCGTCCTCTCCGGCGTCTTCTACCTCGGCCTCCTTGCCGTCCGACCCGGCACCGTCCCCGGTGTCCTGCTCGCAGGACTGATGATCTCCAACCTCATCGTCGCCGCCTTCAACCTCCTGCCCGGCCTCCCCCTCGACGGCGGACGCATGCTCCGCGCCGTCGTCTGGAAGATCACCGGCAAACCCATGAGCGGCACCATCGCCGCCGCCTGGGTCGGCCGCGCCCTCGCCGTCACCGTCCTCATCGGCCTCCCCCTGCTCACCCAGTCCGGCGCCCTCGGCTCCACCGCCGTCGACAACGTCGGCATGGACACCGTCTTCGACGCCCTGCTCGCCGCGATCCTCGCCGCCATCATCTGGACCGGCGCGGGCAACAGCCTCCGCATGGCCCGCCTGCGCGAACACCTCCCCGAACTGCGCGCCCGCAACCTCACCCGCCGCGCCGTCCCCGTCGAGACCGACACCCCCCTCTCCGAAGCACTCCGCCGCGCCAACGCCGCAGGCGCCCGCGCCCTCGTCGTCGTCGACCCCGACGGCACCCCCCTCTCCCTCGTCCGCGAAGCCGCCATCGTCGGCGTCCCCGAACACCGCCGCCCCTGGGTCGCCGTCAGCGGCCTCGCCCAGGACCTCACCGACGGCATGCGCGTCTCCGCCGAACTCGCCGGCGAAGACCTCCTCGACGCCCTCCGCGCCACCCCCGCCACCGAGTACCTCGTCGTCGAGGAAACCGGCGCGATCTACGGAGTCCTCTCCGCCGCCGACGTCGAACGCGCCTTCGTCAAAGCCATGGCCCGCCCCTCCTGA